The sequence below is a genomic window from Paenibacillus silvisoli.
CACCAACACGAAGCAAACAATCATCATGACCCCATAGAAGCTAACGGCCCCGGACCTCGACTTCACGAATAAAGCCATTTCCGGAACGACCACGCCATAGACCAGCAGGATCGCGCTTATGAAAGCGATCGTGACCGGAATCATGACAACATCCTGGCCGGATGCGATATAGCCGAAGATCCCAAACAGCGCAGATGCGCCAATAAGGATGAACATGACCGCCCGAAAGACTCTGTATAAACTAAAGCTGGTTCCGTTCTCCTTCACATCGTAATACGTCTGGATGAGGTCATCTGCGATATAGCTGCATAAACTAGTATAATTTACCTTAATTCTTGTTAAAGTTTGAAAAGAAAAAAGAAGGCCTCATCTCCTTTTTTTTAAGGAATGAGGCCTAGATGGGCAACTTTCTTCACAGGCGGGCTTGAATTGCTAACGGTTGCCACAGCGCTTATTTGCCCCATAATGCCTATTTTTGAAAGCTAACGGTTGCGACAGCGGCTATTTGCCCCAAATCGGAATAAGTCGCTGCCCAAATCGTCAAATAGCCGCTTTGACAACCGTTACGATTTCAAAAGGGCCACATTGAGGCAAATAGCGTGCGTGGCAACCGTTAGCGTATGCATGCGCGTCGCAGTATGCCCAAGCTTTTACGTCCCCCTGCGCTCAGCAACGATAAGCGCATCCGAATTGCACTGGAGCATGGCAATTCTTGTTTTCCCGCCGCCGGATACCGTCACATCCGGAATAAGCACGGAGCGCTCGCCGAGCGAAAGCGCCGTAAGATTATAGGCAGACAGGTCCGCATCCAGTTCGATGGTGTTGCTGTATGGCGCGTAAATGACGATTTTCTCGAGCCCCGGCATGGCCCCTACGCGAATACCCGGATAAGGAGTCAGCAGCAGCTCCTGCTTCGGCTCGATGCCGTGAAAATCATGCAGGTCAAACACCCATTTGGCATACCCCACATCCCATGCGCCTTGCAGCCGCAAGGCCGCCTGCCAGTCGAATGGGATTTTGGACCAGCTCTCGCTCGTGAATTCCGAGCCTTCCTTGTGCCATGACCATACGCCATGCGCGCCATACGTAAAGCCGGCATTGGCTCCTGAAAGCACGCTGGACCAGAACGCAAGACGCAAATCGAAAGCGCCGAATCGGCCGTATCGGTCGCCGTGTCCGTGACCCTCATAGCAAGGCTCCGCATTCATGACCGGCTTCGCGAGCGGCTTGTTTCGGAATTGATTGGCAAGCTCGTAGGTATGATGCTGATGTTCCAGCCTATGTCCGGATTGGTAGATATACAGCTCCAGCAAGTCGGAATGCAGCAGCTTCTCCGGCAATGCATGAAAGTTGTCGACGATATGCATGGCCGTAATCGCTTCGGGCTGAAGCTCCTTGAGCTGCTTCAAGGCGATATCGTAATAATCCGTCACTTCGTCGGTATCGAACGCCGTATCTCCGCTGATATAGTAGATGGGCTGATAAGGCGCAAAACGTTTGACCGCGTATGCCAGGTAAGGGACAAGCGCATCCTTCGGCATCGTATATTCAGGAACGCGTTTATTGGCCCACGTTCCCGGTACATAGTTATTCCAGAGCAAGGTCAGAATCGGCACAAAGCCCAGCTCGACGGCCATCCGCACCATGGTCTCCGCTTTATCGTAAAACGCGCCGTTGATGCGATAGAAATCCCATGTTCCGTTCTCGTTCAATTCAAAAGGATAGAGTCCCGTATACGTGTTGCTCGCGTCATGAAGGACCGGAAGAACGCTGATTTGCAGCGCGTTGAAGTTTTGCGTTTTCCGGTAGCGAAGGTACTGCGCCCATTCTTCGATGCTAGCATTGGAGAACACGCTCCATACCGTGTCAGCCAACATGAAGAAGGGCCGGTCTCCGCGCAAAAGCGTTCGTTTGTTTTCCGCGATCCGAACAGCCGTCATACCTGCACCGCCTCTACAAGAAGTACCCAATCATCGCCGCCAGGCGTACCCTCGGCCGATTCGGGCGTGGTAAATAAGGGACGTTCACACCGTTCCCGCTCGTTCATTTGACCCGTTCGAGGGTTATACCATTGAAACGAAGCCCGCTCCGTCAATGCCTCGGGAAGCTCGCAAAAGCCGGTGGCCGGAAAATAAACGGCGGTCACTCCCGCGCCTGCGTCTCGCAAGCAGAGCGGAAGCGTCCCTTCTTTCTCCGAGCCCGATGCCGATAGCAGACTCTCCGGCGATGGAGCCAATCGGTCAAATCGGAGCGTTTCCGTCATGAATCGGTAGTAGAGAGGCAGATAGGCAGCGCCTATCGGATCTTTATCCAGCCTCATATGCGCGCCCCATGTATTATCGAAGCCATGAACGACCGCGTATCCGCTGAAGCCGGCTCGCCATTGTCCTCTTCGCGTATGGTGATGATCCATCCGCTGATGACCGCCTGCGGTAAGAAGCCCTTCCGCGCGTTCATATCCGAATTCCGCGCAGACGCAAACTTTATTTCCGGTGCCAAAATGATGCTTCATATCGCTTTCGATGCCGATGCAGAGGGAGGCATCCTTCGTCCATTTCTCCGTTTCCGTCCCCCACTCCGTCTGAACCAGAAACACATCGACGGTTTCGCAGTCGCCGAGCCTTTCATGCAGCGGGACGACCTTCTCCCAGTTATGGGCGCCGATCGGATGCGCATAAGGGTCTTCCCCGCGGATCTGCTTCGTCAAGCCTTTGAACCAGCGGTTCGACTCCTTAAGCCTGCCAGGCGTACCGAGCGGGTAAAACTCATATTCATTCGCCGGACACCAGATATAGACCGATGAGAACGCCGCGTATCTTGCCACGATATAGCTGTTCCAGAAGGCTTCGTATTCCGGCAGAAATTTGCCCCTGTCGTTGAACGGAAACTCAAACAGCCAGCCTTCCGGTATCATCTCGAACCCGATCCCAAGCTTCGCGCCCATGGCGACAACCTCGTCTACGGCTTTGAAATAGGCGAGGTTCAGCTTCGTAAAAACCGGCATCTGCGCGCTTCCGCCCCACGGCCAGAGGTCCTTGGTCTGCCATTGATTCGCGACTTCCGGATGATAGGGACTGACCTGAAGCCTGGCCCGTATGTAATTTACGCCCTGCGATTTCCGGTGCGAGAAGATGCTCTCCACGTCAACGTCGCAGTAATGCGCGCCGAATACGTTGTACATCGTATCCCCGAACAAGAAGTAAGGCTCGCCATTGTCGAATCGGAACCCATAGCTTGCTTCCGTATCAGCCCGGAGAAAGCCCTTGCTTCCCTCCTCCGCAGGCAAAGCCTCGACTTGAAACCGCGCTTCGAGCTGCTCATTCGCCGGCACGGACCAGATTCTGCACAGCCAGCTCCCTTCATGCACAGGCGTCCATCTTACCTTCCAGCACTGGCTGCCCGTATCATCAAGCCCATCGTAATAAGCGTTGGCGCTTTGACGGGTCCCGCTAGCAGGATGCACGAACTCGGCACGAACCTGCACGTCCCAGAACGGGTTCGCGTAGCTCGCAGACGAAGCTGCGGCGAATTCGCTCATTTTCCATTTTCGGGCTTCCACTTTCGATCCCTCCACTCTCGTTCTCAGCCCTTCACGCTGCCTAACCGGATGCCGCTGACAAAATATTTTTGCAGAAAAGGATAAACAAGGAGGATCGGAATGGCGGCCACGATC
It includes:
- a CDS encoding apiosidase-like domain-containing protein, whose protein sequence is MTAVRIAENKRTLLRGDRPFFMLADTVWSVFSNASIEEWAQYLRYRKTQNFNALQISVLPVLHDASNTYTGLYPFELNENGTWDFYRINGAFYDKAETMVRMAVELGFVPILTLLWNNYVPGTWANKRVPEYTMPKDALVPYLAYAVKRFAPYQPIYYISGDTAFDTDEVTDYYDIALKQLKELQPEAITAMHIVDNFHALPEKLLHSDLLELYIYQSGHRLEHQHHTYELANQFRNKPLAKPVMNAEPCYEGHGHGDRYGRFGAFDLRLAFWSSVLSGANAGFTYGAHGVWSWHKEGSEFTSESWSKIPFDWQAALRLQGAWDVGYAKWVFDLHDFHGIEPKQELLLTPYPGIRVGAMPGLEKIVIYAPYSNTIELDADLSAYNLTALSLGERSVLIPDVTVSGGGKTRIAMLQCNSDALIVAERRGT
- a CDS encoding apiosidase-like domain-containing protein, coding for MEARKWKMSEFAAASSASYANPFWDVQVRAEFVHPASGTRQSANAYYDGLDDTGSQCWKVRWTPVHEGSWLCRIWSVPANEQLEARFQVEALPAEEGSKGFLRADTEASYGFRFDNGEPYFLFGDTMYNVFGAHYCDVDVESIFSHRKSQGVNYIRARLQVSPYHPEVANQWQTKDLWPWGGSAQMPVFTKLNLAYFKAVDEVVAMGAKLGIGFEMIPEGWLFEFPFNDRGKFLPEYEAFWNSYIVARYAAFSSVYIWCPANEYEFYPLGTPGRLKESNRWFKGLTKQIRGEDPYAHPIGAHNWEKVVPLHERLGDCETVDVFLVQTEWGTETEKWTKDASLCIGIESDMKHHFGTGNKVCVCAEFGYERAEGLLTAGGHQRMDHHHTRRGQWRAGFSGYAVVHGFDNTWGAHMRLDKDPIGAAYLPLYYRFMTETLRFDRLAPSPESLLSASGSEKEGTLPLCLRDAGAGVTAVYFPATGFCELPEALTERASFQWYNPRTGQMNERERCERPLFTTPESAEGTPGGDDWVLLVEAVQV